AAATATGGTAATATCCATCAGCATTTAGATTTAATCGCAGGACTTCCATATGAAAATTTAGAGAGCTTTAAAAAATCCTTTAATGATGTATTTGCGTTACTTCCTGAGGCACTTCAACTAGGATTTTTGAAAATGCTCAAGGGTAGTCCTATAAAGAGTCAAGTAGAGTTATTTGATTATAGATATCGCAATTATCCACCTTATGAAGTGATTTCAAATAAATTCATTTCAGCAATCGAAATTTTATTTCTTAAAGAAATCGAAGAGATTGTGGACTTGTTTTATAACAGTGGGATGTTTATGCTTAGTATAGAATATATTTATATCAATAACTACAATAATAATGGATTTAAATTATTTTCTGATTTACTTGCATATAAAAACGAATATTACCAAAATAAAACCTTATCTAGAGATGATCTATATAAACTTTTACATGAATTTTATAGTAGGATTTGCTCAGATGAGACAAATAAAATAAAAGAGCTAATTAGATTTGATTATTTAAGAATGGGAAGAAATAGAGTTATTCCTTTATTTTTAAGAAATGATTTAAGTAGTATTACAAGAGAAGAAGCTGTAGCTTGGATTTCAAATGATTATATTAAATCTGAACTTGGTTATCCTAATTCACATCCTATGGAAATAATAAAAAAAATTCATGTTGAGCTATTTGAATTTGATATTATCGACTATATAAAAACCAAAGGGAATTTGAAAAACCATAAAGCTATAATAGCGTTTAATTATAGTGGAGAGAAAGATTTTATGAATAAAGTAACGTTTACTGGAGGTTTGTATGAACAAATCAAGAATTGAGAAATATTTACTGGAAAAAACAAATAAATTGGTTTTTATAACCTTAGATGATATTATTCTAAAAAAAATTGAAGGAATAAACATTAATAAAAATATTGAGGTTCCAGTATTTTCATCTGTACTTATAGACATGGCTAATTCAAAAAAAGAAGGAATTTCTACAATAGATATATTAAGTGCCATGCTTTTCATACAAGGGATAGACCCTTATTTTAAGTACAGTAAAGAATACAAAGCAATAATAACAAAATTATCTTCAAATCCACTTGCTCTAGCTAGTAGCTTAGCTGGAGATGCATATGAAAAAAGCAATCTAATTGAGAGCTTGATATTTGCAAGAGGGTATCTATCTATGTTTGAACCAGAAATGAACTTATACTTCAACTATGCGCTGCTATGTAAAGAAATTTCTGAGCAAGCTTTAGAAGATAGCAAAAAGGTGGATTTCAAACTTGAAAGTGAGGATTGCTTTAATGCACTAGTCAAATTATATCCGGAATTTTCTAAGCCATATTATTATTTAGCATATTTTGCATTACAGCATGGAGATTTAAGTACCTCAAAAAAATGTTTTGAAAAAGCTATAGAACTTGGACTCGATGATTCTCTTGAAAACGACTCTAAGGATAATCTAGTCAAAATTAAGACTACAGAAAAAATAAGTCTATCTAGTGAGCTCATTGAAAGTGAAAAATACGATGAAGCCCTAGCTATTTTAGAAGAAATAGTTGATGAAGATACTTCTTCATATGAAGCATATTTCTATCTAGGCTATATAAATAGATTAAAAGGAGAGTATGAATCAGCAATAGATTATTTTGAATTTGCATATAAACTTGATACTTCTCAGCCTCAGCTTATTAATGAAATGGCTCTGTGTTTTGCATTTTTGGGCGATTTCGAGCAGGCCTTGGAGCTTCTTGAGTATGCATTTGAACTAGATTCTGAGAGTATAGAGATATTATGTAATATTTCAATGGTTTATTATAATTTAGAAAATATTGAAAAAGCTAAATACTATATTAATCTAGCTGAAAATATAGATCCCCATGACGATATTGTTCAGGAATGCATTAAATTGATATATAAGGATTAAAAACAATAAAAATCTTACTAAGTAGATACTGGATAGTACTACTTAGTAAGATTTTTTTATATTTTCAGAAATGTTTGTATACATTACTTAAACATATTGTATATAATTATTACATATTGTATAATTTAAAAATAAGGTAAATACATATTGAATTTAAATCAAGGAGGCATGTTATGATAAAACGCTTATCAGAATTGTTGGAAAACGTTGCCAATAACCCTAAACTAAAACTAGCAGTAGCAGCAGCTGAGGATGAAGATGTACTTGGAGCCTTAAAACAAGCATCTATGGATAATATAGTAGAGCCTATACTAATAGGAGATAAAAAAGCAATAATAGAAATTTGCGAAAAACTAGACTATAAAATAAATCATGATGAAATCATAGAAACTACTTCTTTAGAGGAAAGCGCAAAAAAAGCTGTTGAGCTAGTTGTTGAAAAAAAAGCTCATTTTCTTATGAAAGGTCTTCTTGATACATCAATTTTATTAAAGGCTGTTTTAAATAAAGAAACCGGTCTTAGGACAGAAAATTTAATCAGTCACGTTATGCTTTATGATGTTCCTTCATACCATAAATTATTAATTCTTACAGATGGAGGAATGAATATAGCTCCTTCAGTAAAAGAAAAAGCCATGATAATTAAAAATGCTCACGAAGTGGCAAAATCCCTAGGTATAGAAACTACAAAAGTGGCTGTTATTGCGGCTAAAGAAAAACCTAACGAAAAAATGCCAGCAACAATGGATGCCAGAGAACTTCAAGATATGTGCAATAATAATGAATTTGGAGATGGAATAATTGTAGAAGGACCTCTTGCAGTGGATTTAGCACTTTCAAGTGAAGCTGCAAAAGTGAAGAATTTTAAAAGTGAAATTTCTGGTGATGTAGATATAATAGCAGTACCATTTATCGAAGTGGGAAATGCTCTTGG
This is a stretch of genomic DNA from Acetoanaerobium sticklandii. It encodes these proteins:
- a CDS encoding bifunctional enoyl-CoA hydratase/phosphate acetyltransferase, with the protein product MIKRLSELLENVANNPKLKLAVAAAEDEDVLGALKQASMDNIVEPILIGDKKAIIEICEKLDYKINHDEIIETTSLEESAKKAVELVVEKKAHFLMKGLLDTSILLKAVLNKETGLRTENLISHVMLYDVPSYHKLLILTDGGMNIAPSVKEKAMIIKNAHEVAKSLGIETTKVAVIAAKEKPNEKMPATMDARELQDMCNNNEFGDGIIVEGPLAVDLALSSEAAKVKNFKSEISGDVDIIAVPFIEVGNALGKSLTYLAGATSAGIIMGAKVPIVLVSRADDYETKLYSIALGSHIASKCK
- a CDS encoding tetratricopeptide repeat protein, with the protein product MNKSRIEKYLLEKTNKLVFITLDDIILKKIEGININKNIEVPVFSSVLIDMANSKKEGISTIDILSAMLFIQGIDPYFKYSKEYKAIITKLSSNPLALASSLAGDAYEKSNLIESLIFARGYLSMFEPEMNLYFNYALLCKEISEQALEDSKKVDFKLESEDCFNALVKLYPEFSKPYYYLAYFALQHGDLSTSKKCFEKAIELGLDDSLENDSKDNLVKIKTTEKISLSSELIESEKYDEALAILEEIVDEDTSSYEAYFYLGYINRLKGEYESAIDYFEFAYKLDTSQPQLINEMALCFAFLGDFEQALELLEYAFELDSESIEILCNISMVYYNLENIEKAKYYINLAENIDPHDDIVQECIKLIYKD